In Ammospiza caudacuta isolate bAmmCau1 chromosome 2, bAmmCau1.pri, whole genome shotgun sequence, a genomic segment contains:
- the LOC131572444 gene encoding trefoil factor 1-like — MDLKVVCALSITLLIALSTLAEGSAPPTKCQCKVVPRERTNCGYPGISAAECKKIGCCFNASVPSVPWCYNPKQKKVKKVCPNDPYTRINCGYPGIKARECTRKGCCFRAHPAGVPWCFYHRVVEEAC; from the exons ATGGATCTCAAGGTGGTCTGTGCCCTCTCCATCACCCTCCTCATAGCCCTCAGCACCCTGGCAGAGGGGAGTGCACCTCCAA CAAAATGCCAGTGTAAAGTGGTTCCCAGGGAGAGGACAAACTGTGGCTACCCAGGGATCTCAGCAGCAGAGTGCAAGAAAATTGGGTGCTGCTTCAACGCCTCAGTCCCCAGCGTGCCCTGGTGCTACAACCCCAAACAAAAGAAAG TGAAGAAAGTGTGTCCCAACGACCCCTACACCAGGATAAACTGTGGCTACCCTGGCATCAAGGCCAGGGAGTGCACAAGGAAGGGCTGCTGCTTCAGGGCACACCCCGCCGGTGTCCCCTGGTGCTTCTACCACCGCGTCGTGGAGGAAG cTTGTTAA